In Castanea sativa cultivar Marrone di Chiusa Pesio chromosome 6, ASM4071231v1, a single window of DNA contains:
- the LOC142638189 gene encoding uncharacterized protein LOC142638189 isoform X1: protein MENKKQVGDASKKVGGSSSSSRSLDHLFGPKDPSSASSTGIFGSIFPPPSTQLGRDSFHNQGGSGKYGNPDIIAQSVKDESAGIGTRNSPYQNETMEPCYLSSSIYYGGQENYSPRTGSTESQKIFKKDGGEDDSNNNANSASRGNWWQGSLYY, encoded by the exons ATGGAGAACAAGAAGCAAGTTGGTGATGCATCAAAAAAAGTTGGTGGCTCATCTTCTTCATCCAGGTCTTTGGATCACCTTTTTGGTCCCAAGGACCCTTCTTCAGCTTCTTCGACCGGAATATTTGGATCCATTTTTCCACCACCATCAACG CAGCTGGGGAGGGACTCCTTTCACAACCAAGGTGGCAGTGGCAAATATGGAAATCCAG ATATTATCGCTCAAAGCGTCAAGGATgaaagcgctggaataggtacTAGAAATTCACCTTATCAGAATGAAACAATGGAACCTTGCTATTTAAGCTCATCGATCTATTATGGCGGCCAAGAAAATTATTCTCCAAGGACAGGCTCCACCGAATCTCAAAAGATT TTCAAGAAAGATGGAGGGGAGGATGATTCAAATAATAATGCGAACAGTGCATCAAGAGGGAACTGGTGGCAGG GTTCTCTCTATTACTAA
- the LOC142638202 gene encoding uncharacterized protein LOC142638202 → MEGPMKRICCLVFLVILGIAGFGGVYGAGECGKSSPDAEAWKLAPCISAAQDVNAQVSDRCCSQVKTIGQNPSCLCAAMLSNTAKSSGVKPEVAVTIPKRCNIADRPVGYKCGAYTLP, encoded by the exons ATGGAAGGTCCAATGAAGCGCATTTGTTGTCTAGTGTTTCTTGTAATCCTAGGAATTGCTGGGTTTGGTGGGGTTTATGGGGCTGGTGAATGTGGGAAATCTTCGCCTGATGCAGAGGCTTGGAAGCTGGCTCCCTGTATATCAGCAGCACAGGATGTGAATGCTCAAGTTTCTGATAGGTGCTGCAGTCAAGTGAAAACAATTGGCCAGAACCCAAGCTGCCTTTGTGCTGCTATGCTTTCTAATACAGCTAAAAGTTCCGGAGTTAAACCAGAGGTTGCGGTGACCATTCCCAAACGATGCAATATTGCCGATCGTCCTGTGGGATACAAGTGTGGAG CTTATACATTGCCTTGA
- the LOC142638189 gene encoding uncharacterized protein LOC142638189 isoform X2 — translation MENKKQVGDASKKVGGSSSSSRSLDHLFGPKDPSSASSTGIFGSIFPPPSTLGRDSFHNQGGSGKYGNPDIIAQSVKDESAGIGTRNSPYQNETMEPCYLSSSIYYGGQENYSPRTGSTESQKIFKKDGGEDDSNNNANSASRGNWWQGSLYY, via the exons ATGGAGAACAAGAAGCAAGTTGGTGATGCATCAAAAAAAGTTGGTGGCTCATCTTCTTCATCCAGGTCTTTGGATCACCTTTTTGGTCCCAAGGACCCTTCTTCAGCTTCTTCGACCGGAATATTTGGATCCATTTTTCCACCACCATCAACG CTGGGGAGGGACTCCTTTCACAACCAAGGTGGCAGTGGCAAATATGGAAATCCAG ATATTATCGCTCAAAGCGTCAAGGATgaaagcgctggaataggtacTAGAAATTCACCTTATCAGAATGAAACAATGGAACCTTGCTATTTAAGCTCATCGATCTATTATGGCGGCCAAGAAAATTATTCTCCAAGGACAGGCTCCACCGAATCTCAAAAGATT TTCAAGAAAGATGGAGGGGAGGATGATTCAAATAATAATGCGAACAGTGCATCAAGAGGGAACTGGTGGCAGG GTTCTCTCTATTACTAA